A single genomic interval of Lacrimispora sphenoides JCM 1415 harbors:
- a CDS encoding SPFH domain-containing protein translates to MGAVGFTAVIIILIVILALLSSCIRIVPQAQALVVERLGAFLETWSVGVHIKMPILDRVAKRVNLKEQVADFPPQPVITKDNVTMRIDTVVFFQITDPKLYAYGVENPIMAIENLTATTLRNIIGDLELDQTLTSRETINAKMRETLDIATDPWGIKVNRVELKNIMPPAAIQDAMEKQMKAERERREAILRAEGEKKSTVLVAEGKKESAILDAEAEKQAAILRAEAEKEKRIRESEGQAEAILKIQQANADGIRMIKDAGADQAVLVLKSLEAFKTIADGKATKIIIPSDIQGLAGLVSSITEIPKNPVE, encoded by the coding sequence ATGGGAGCAGTTGGATTTACAGCAGTTATTATTATATTGATAGTTATTCTTGCGTTATTGTCATCCTGTATCAGGATCGTTCCCCAGGCACAGGCCCTGGTTGTAGAGCGTTTGGGTGCTTTCCTGGAAACATGGTCTGTAGGCGTTCATATTAAGATGCCTATTCTTGACCGGGTGGCTAAAAGGGTCAACTTAAAAGAGCAGGTGGCGGACTTCCCGCCTCAGCCGGTTATCACTAAGGATAACGTTACCATGAGAATTGATACGGTAGTATTTTTCCAGATCACAGACCCGAAGCTTTATGCATACGGCGTTGAGAATCCCATCATGGCCATTGAGAATCTGACCGCTACGACTCTTCGTAACATCATTGGTGACCTGGAACTGGATCAGACATTAACCTCAAGAGAGACGATCAATGCAAAGATGAGAGAAACCCTTGATATTGCCACTGACCCATGGGGAATCAAGGTAAACCGTGTGGAACTTAAAAATATCATGCCTCCGGCAGCAATTCAGGATGCCATGGAGAAACAGATGAAGGCAGAGCGGGAACGCCGTGAGGCCATCTTAAGGGCGGAAGGAGAGAAGAAATCCACCGTTCTTGTAGCGGAAGGAAAGAAAGAATCCGCTATTCTTGATGCGGAAGCTGAAAAGCAGGCTGCGATCCTTCGTGCAGAGGCAGAGAAGGAAAAGAGAATCCGTGAGTCAGAAGGCCAGGCAGAGGCGATCCTTAAGATCCAGCAGGCAAATGCCGATGGAATCCGTATGATCAAGGATGCCGGTGCGGATCAGGCAGTTTTAGTCCTTAAGAGCCTGGAGGCATTTAAGACGATTGCTGACGGTAAGGCGACCAAGATCATTATTCCTTCTGATATTCAGGGCCTGGCTGGGCTGGTTTCTTCCATTACGGAGATTCCCAAGAATCCGGTGGAATAG
- the argF gene encoding ornithine carbamoyltransferase has protein sequence MNLKGRNFITLKDYSPEEIGYLLDLAADLKAKKKQGITGNSLKGKNIALIFEKPSTRTRCSFVVAAVDEGAHPEYLGKDDIQLGHKESVEDTARVLGRVFDGIEFRGFKHKTVEDLAKYAGVPVWNGLTDDYHPTQILADLLTMKEHFGYLKGLRFVYAGDGRNNMANSLMIGMSKMGVHFTILAPKCLWPNNELVELCQGYAGDSGSTITLTEDTDAVKDADTIYTDVWCSMGEEDKAAQRITLLKPYQVNKDLMEKTGKDTTIFMHCLPAVKGNEVTEDVFESGASVVFDEAENRMHTIKAVMVATLGE, from the coding sequence ATGAACTTAAAAGGAAGAAATTTTATCACATTAAAGGATTATTCACCGGAAGAGATTGGATACCTGCTGGACTTAGCCGCTGATTTAAAAGCCAAGAAAAAACAGGGGATCACTGGGAACTCCCTGAAGGGGAAAAACATTGCTCTTATTTTTGAAAAGCCGTCAACCCGCACCAGATGTTCTTTTGTGGTCGCTGCGGTTGATGAAGGCGCACACCCGGAATATTTAGGAAAAGATGATATTCAGCTTGGACATAAGGAAAGCGTGGAAGATACGGCAAGAGTTTTGGGAAGGGTATTTGACGGAATCGAATTCCGCGGATTTAAGCATAAGACCGTGGAAGATCTGGCTAAATATGCAGGTGTTCCGGTGTGGAACGGGCTGACTGATGATTATCATCCAACACAGATACTGGCAGACCTTCTTACGATGAAAGAACATTTCGGATATTTAAAGGGACTCCGCTTCGTATACGCAGGGGATGGACGTAATAACATGGCGAACAGCCTGATGATCGGTATGAGCAAGATGGGTGTTCATTTTACCATCCTGGCTCCTAAGTGCCTTTGGCCTAATAATGAGCTGGTAGAATTATGCCAGGGTTATGCCGGGGATAGCGGAAGTACCATCACTCTGACAGAGGATACGGATGCGGTTAAAGATGCAGATACCATTTATACCGATGTATGGTGCTCCATGGGCGAAGAGGACAAGGCTGCCCAGCGTATTACACTTTTAAAACCATATCAGGTGAATAAGGATCTGATGGAAAAAACAGGGAAAGATACTACCATATTTATGCACTGCCTGCCGGCCGTCAAAGGAAATGAAGTAACAGAGGATGTCTTTGAATCCGGCGCATCTGTGGTATTTGATGAAGCAGAAAACAGAATGCACACTATTAAGGCGGTAATGGTGGCAACGTTAGGAGAGTAG
- a CDS encoding NfeD family protein, with protein MAAVYWLIVFVVLLGIEAVTMALTTVWFAGGALVAFVLALFGVNTQVQLAVFVIVSFILLFFTRPFALKYVNRNTVKTNWESLIGKKARVTVEINNAESKGAAILNGQEWTARALEDDKVYPVDAMVEVKEIRGVKLIVSMNQEES; from the coding sequence ATGGCAGCAGTCTATTGGCTTATTGTATTTGTAGTGCTTCTTGGAATTGAAGCGGTAACCATGGCCTTAACGACCGTTTGGTTCGCGGGAGGAGCATTGGTTGCATTTGTGCTGGCACTGTTTGGGGTAAATACCCAGGTGCAGCTGGCAGTTTTTGTAATTGTATCATTTATTCTTCTATTCTTTACCAGGCCTTTTGCTTTAAAGTATGTAAACCGGAACACGGTAAAAACCAATTGGGAAAGCCTCATTGGAAAAAAAGCCAGAGTTACGGTTGAGATTAACAATGCGGAGAGTAAAGGCGCAGCGATCCTAAACGGACAGGAATGGACGGCCAGGGCGCTGGAGGACGACAAAGTTTATCCCGTTGACGCTATGGTGGAAGTAAAGGAAATAAGAGGCGTAAAATTAATTGTGAGTATGAATCAGGAGGAATCATAG
- a CDS encoding TrmH family RNA methyltransferase, translated as MITSSANARVKQVMNLSKKAKVRNLNGLFVAEGLRMFKEIPVDRIDSVFVSEGFLKDEAHKKLLSEVKYEVVSEDVFKVMSDTQTPQGILAVVRQYAFKEKDLLAAPGPSFLMILENIQDPGNLGTILRAGEGAGITGVLMSDTTADVYNPKVIRSTMGSVFRVPFVYTKDLTASLKALKAGGVRLYAAHLDGRNNYEKEDYTVDTGFLVGNEANGLTDETAAMADAYVKIPMKGKVESLNAAVAASVLMFEAARQRRM; from the coding sequence ATGATAACCAGCAGTGCCAATGCAAGGGTGAAGCAGGTGATGAACTTATCAAAGAAGGCCAAAGTCAGAAATTTAAACGGCCTCTTTGTAGCGGAAGGTCTTCGCATGTTTAAGGAAATTCCGGTGGACAGGATTGACAGCGTTTTTGTATCGGAAGGTTTTTTAAAGGATGAAGCCCATAAAAAGCTTTTGTCGGAAGTAAAATATGAGGTTGTTTCGGAGGATGTGTTTAAGGTTATGTCGGATACCCAGACGCCTCAGGGGATTTTAGCCGTTGTAAGGCAGTATGCCTTCAAGGAGAAGGACTTGCTGGCTGCACCTGGTCCTTCGTTTCTGATGATTTTGGAAAACATTCAGGACCCGGGAAATCTTGGAACGATTCTAAGGGCCGGGGAAGGAGCTGGAATCACCGGCGTGCTCATGAGCGATACTACGGCGGACGTTTATAATCCAAAGGTAATCCGCTCCACCATGGGATCAGTTTTCCGCGTTCCATTTGTTTATACGAAAGACCTTACGGCTTCTTTAAAGGCCTTAAAAGCCGGCGGTGTCAGACTGTATGCGGCACATTTAGATGGCAGGAATAATTATGAAAAAGAGGATTATACTGTTGATACAGGGTTTTTAGTGGGAAATGAAGCAAACGGCCTGACAGATGAAACGGCAGCGATGGCGGATGCTTATGTAAAGATCCCCATGAAGGGGAAGGTAGAATCCCTAAACGCGGCGGTTGCGGCTTCTGTACTGATGTTTGAGGCTGCCAGACAGCGGCGGATGTAG
- a CDS encoding HD-GYP domain-containing protein → MRRTDAALLGQRIVLEQPGSDEYVKALLDHFVKQVDNQIYTELVSEIMERYVDVSRQLEIKSRELEKSDSSRREAQEIALIGNWELSLGTKKLWWSDTMYRILETDQSVEPDLMVYFQKVYPDDKKLVNQIYHDMQNGMMPAEYRYRLLMEGGRIKWVQIRFVGSKDSGRMFTKVHGTIQDITSAKVIEEKLEEYNHHLEDLVQKKVAEVSASQMATIHALVKLSESRDDETGEHIVRTSQYCRLLAERLWEMGAHREEIDRAFIDGIAQASPLHDIGKVGIPDGVLLKPGKLTPEEFEIMKTHTTIGYQTLASIEKKDTGSAFIKVGKEITLCHHEKWDGSGYPKGLKREEIPISARIMALADVYDALRSKRVYKESYSHEKSLGIITQGRGSHFDPLLVDLFLENDSSFRDIFDGTLAGKE, encoded by the coding sequence TTGAGACGGACAGATGCAGCCCTGCTGGGACAAAGAATCGTATTGGAACAGCCGGGTTCGGATGAATATGTAAAAGCCCTGCTTGATCATTTTGTAAAACAGGTGGATAACCAGATTTATACCGAACTGGTCTCGGAGATCATGGAGCGGTATGTAGACGTGTCAAGACAGCTGGAAATAAAGAGCAGGGAATTGGAGAAAAGTGACTCTTCCCGCCGGGAAGCCCAGGAAATAGCACTAATAGGAAACTGGGAACTGAGCCTTGGCACAAAGAAGCTATGGTGGTCGGACACCATGTACAGAATACTGGAGACTGACCAGTCCGTAGAACCGGATCTGATGGTTTATTTTCAAAAGGTTTATCCCGATGATAAAAAACTGGTGAATCAAATTTATCATGATATGCAAAACGGAATGATGCCTGCTGAATACCGTTATCGTCTGCTGATGGAGGGAGGCCGGATCAAATGGGTTCAGATCCGGTTTGTGGGATCAAAGGATTCTGGTAGAATGTTTACCAAAGTCCATGGCACGATCCAGGACATCACCAGTGCAAAAGTGATCGAGGAAAAGCTGGAGGAATATAATCATCATTTAGAAGATCTGGTACAGAAAAAGGTGGCGGAAGTATCCGCTTCTCAGATGGCTACGATCCATGCGTTAGTAAAGCTTTCGGAGTCCAGGGATGATGAGACAGGAGAGCATATTGTCAGAACGTCACAATATTGCCGCCTCCTCGCGGAAAGGCTTTGGGAAATGGGGGCCCATCGGGAGGAAATAGACCGGGCCTTTATAGACGGTATCGCCCAGGCCAGCCCTTTGCACGACATAGGAAAGGTGGGAATTCCGGATGGAGTTCTTCTAAAGCCCGGCAAATTGACGCCGGAGGAATTTGAAATCATGAAAACTCATACCACCATCGGATATCAGACCCTGGCCAGCATTGAAAAGAAGGATACAGGAAGTGCATTCATCAAAGTCGGTAAGGAAATTACACTTTGTCATCATGAAAAATGGGATGGGAGCGGATACCCAAAGGGGCTTAAAAGGGAAGAGATTCCAATATCAGCGCGTATCATGGCTTTGGCGGATGTGTATGACGCGCTGCGCTCAAAACGCGTATATAAAGAGAGTTATTCCCACGAAAAAAGTTTGGGGATTATCACCCAGGGAAGAGGCAGTCATTTCGATCCTCTTTTAGTAGATCTTTTCCTTGAAAATGATTCCTCTTTCCGTGATATATTCGATGGGACTTTAGCCGGTAAGGAATAA
- a CDS encoding DUF6637 family protein, translating to MYIQERGRSLRNASMIVDVFHIVVGILIVTLAVISFLNPEDHMFLFPVIFFLAGMLNLVNGIYKIRLSGREKKKKAAGIAVLMFGFLLIALTVISAVSIWWR from the coding sequence ATGTATATACAAGAACGAGGAAGAAGCCTAAGAAACGCTTCCATGATTGTGGATGTCTTCCATATTGTAGTAGGAATCCTGATTGTAACATTGGCAGTCATATCATTTTTAAACCCGGAAGATCATATGTTTCTGTTCCCGGTAATATTTTTTCTGGCCGGCATGCTTAATCTGGTCAACGGGATTTATAAAATCAGGCTTAGCGGCAGAGAGAAAAAGAAGAAGGCGGCAGGCATTGCTGTCCTCATGTTCGGATTTCTTCTTATCGCCCTTACTGTAATCAGTGCGGTGAGCATCTGGTGGAGGTGA
- a CDS encoding RrF2 family transcriptional regulator, which translates to MKFSTKGRYALRMMLEFALHPGECTKINQVAERQEISDKYLEQIVTILSRAGYVKSRRGAQGGYYLTKDPSEYTVGMILRLAEGSLVPVTCLEDEVNPCSRSHNCATLMVWKKLDHAISDVVDGITLADLVEEQKRLDGQANYYEI; encoded by the coding sequence ATGAAATTTTCTACCAAGGGACGCTACGCCCTTCGTATGATGCTTGAATTTGCGCTTCATCCGGGCGAATGCACAAAAATCAATCAGGTGGCGGAACGCCAGGAAATATCGGATAAATATCTGGAACAGATTGTCACCATCTTAAGCAGGGCCGGGTACGTGAAAAGCAGAAGGGGTGCCCAGGGCGGTTATTACCTGACAAAGGATCCTTCGGAGTATACCGTCGGCATGATCCTGCGCCTTGCAGAAGGAAGTCTGGTTCCCGTAACATGTCTGGAAGATGAAGTCAACCCCTGCAGCCGTTCCCATAATTGTGCCACACTCATGGTATGGAAAAAGCTGGATCATGCGATCTCCGATGTGGTAGACGGCATTACCCTGGCAGATCTGGTGGAAGAACAAAAAAGACTGGATGGCCAGGCCAATTATTACGAAATCTAA
- a CDS encoding patatin-like phospholipase family protein gives MELKLDLGREYGLVLEGGGAKGAYQIGAWKALREEGVKIKGVAGVSVGSLNGALICMDDLERAEEIWKNIEYSHVMSVNDETIKALKEKDFKSLNLQELISSGLQIVKDGGFDITPLKSLIEEVVGDEEKLRNSDRELYTVTYSVSDRKEIAEDIIKSDAGSIKDMLLASAYFLAFKNEKLGGKRYMDGGGVNNVPINVLLDHGYEDIIVIRIYGLGYDKERVTEIPEGIHVYHIAPRQDLGGILEFNKKQTRKNMTLGYFDAKRFLYGLCGRIYYIDAPYTEPYYFDKMMSEVELFKIYMQDTLNEEGMAALTGYRAFTETIFPKLAVEFKLKEDWDYKDMYLGLLEDLAKRLKVKRFRIYTVDQLMEEIRKKLRSLDKVKPPRQGDIV, from the coding sequence ATGGAACTGAAACTGGATTTAGGCAGAGAGTATGGACTGGTGCTTGAAGGGGGAGGGGCCAAGGGAGCTTACCAGATCGGTGCCTGGAAGGCTCTGAGGGAAGAAGGAGTAAAGATAAAGGGAGTTGCAGGTGTTTCCGTTGGCTCCTTAAACGGCGCTCTTATCTGCATGGATGATCTGGAACGGGCGGAAGAGATATGGAAGAACATTGAGTACTCTCATGTCATGTCGGTAAACGATGAAACCATAAAGGCGTTAAAGGAAAAGGATTTCAAGTCCTTAAATCTACAGGAACTGATAAGCAGCGGACTGCAGATCGTAAAGGATGGTGGATTTGATATCACTCCTCTGAAAAGTCTCATTGAAGAAGTGGTGGGAGATGAGGAAAAGCTCAGAAACTCTGACAGGGAACTTTATACCGTAACTTATTCGGTTTCAGACAGGAAGGAAATAGCTGAGGATATCATAAAAAGCGATGCAGGATCCATCAAGGATATGCTGCTAGCCAGCGCTTACTTCCTGGCTTTTAAAAATGAAAAGCTGGGCGGAAAGCGGTATATGGATGGTGGTGGAGTCAACAATGTCCCCATTAATGTTCTTCTTGATCATGGGTATGAAGACATCATTGTGATCCGCATCTATGGTCTGGGGTATGACAAAGAACGGGTGACTGAGATCCCGGAAGGGATCCATGTGTATCACATAGCACCCAGACAGGACCTTGGGGGAATCCTGGAGTTTAATAAAAAACAGACGAGAAAAAATATGACTTTGGGATATTTTGATGCAAAAAGGTTCTTATATGGCCTTTGTGGGCGTATCTATTATATTGATGCACCATATACCGAACCCTACTATTTTGATAAGATGATGTCGGAAGTGGAACTTTTTAAAATATATATGCAGGATACGCTTAATGAAGAGGGAATGGCGGCCCTGACGGGTTACCGTGCCTTTACGGAAACGATATTCCCCAAGCTTGCTGTGGAATTTAAGCTGAAGGAGGACTGGGATTACAAGGATATGTACTTAGGCCTGCTGGAAGATCTGGCAAAACGTTTGAAGGTCAAACGCTTCCGGATTTATACAGTGGATCAGCTGATGGAGGAGATCAGAAAGAAGCTCCGGTCCCTTGATAAGGTGAAACCGCCGCGTCAGGGGGATATAGTCTGA
- a CDS encoding NAD(+) synthase — MKHGYIRVAAATPDVKVADPEFNRERICEQIKEGIKRQAKLMVFPELCLTAYTCGDLFGQDALLRKARKELKEILKATEGHDLLCFIGMPWEWGGKLYNTAVAIQNGKILGIVPKTNLPNYSEFYELRYFQPGNEIPVMVKWEDELIPMGANILFACEDIPQLVVAAEVCEDAWVPNPPSIRHATAGATVIVNCSASDETTGKDIYRRSLITGHSASLVCGFIYANAGEGESTQDLVFGGQNLIAENGALLAESKRFGNETIYGDMDLERLIHERRRMTTFPQADHTNYTVVSFEMKKKELDLKRFIDPRPFVPDNAKERNRRCEEILSIQAMGLKKRLAHTGCKHAVIGISGGLDSTLALLVAVRAFDMLEIPRNQIHAVTMPCFGTTDRTYQNACTLTKTLGAELIEVNIREAVSLHFRDIGHREDIHDVTYENSQARERTQVLMDMANKLNGMVIGTGDMSELALGWATYNGDHMSMYGVNASVPKTLVRHLVHYYADTCGEAALSGVLLDVLDTPVSPELLPPQDGEIAQKTEDLVGPYELHDFFLYQILRFGCRPEKVYRMAVYAFTGNYEKEVILKWLKVFYRRFFSQQFKRSCMPDGPKVGSVAVSPRGDLRMPSDAVSRLWLEELENL, encoded by the coding sequence ATGAAACATGGATATATACGTGTTGCCGCAGCAACCCCTGACGTAAAGGTAGCAGACCCGGAATTTAACAGGGAGCGGATTTGTGAGCAGATAAAAGAGGGAATTAAAAGGCAGGCAAAACTCATGGTGTTTCCGGAGCTTTGTCTGACAGCCTATACCTGCGGCGATTTATTCGGGCAGGATGCCCTGTTAAGAAAGGCCCGAAAGGAGCTTAAAGAGATTTTAAAGGCAACGGAAGGCCACGATCTTCTATGCTTTATAGGCATGCCCTGGGAATGGGGCGGAAAGTTATATAATACGGCTGTTGCCATACAAAACGGAAAGATTCTTGGGATCGTACCGAAGACGAATCTGCCCAATTATTCAGAGTTTTATGAACTGCGTTATTTCCAGCCGGGAAATGAAATACCGGTGATGGTAAAATGGGAAGATGAACTGATTCCCATGGGAGCAAATATTCTTTTTGCATGTGAGGACATACCCCAGCTGGTTGTGGCTGCGGAAGTCTGCGAGGATGCATGGGTTCCAAATCCGCCGTCCATCCGTCATGCGACCGCCGGAGCGACGGTGATCGTAAACTGTTCTGCCAGCGACGAGACAACGGGTAAGGATATTTACCGGAGAAGCCTTATTACGGGACATTCTGCCAGCCTGGTATGTGGCTTCATCTATGCCAATGCAGGAGAGGGAGAGTCCACTCAGGATCTGGTGTTTGGCGGCCAGAACCTCATAGCAGAAAACGGCGCCCTGCTTGCAGAATCCAAACGTTTTGGAAATGAGACCATATACGGGGATATGGACTTGGAGAGGCTGATCCACGAAAGACGGCGGATGACCACATTTCCCCAGGCCGACCATACAAATTATACGGTAGTTTCTTTCGAAATGAAGAAAAAGGAACTGGACTTAAAGAGGTTTATTGATCCAAGGCCCTTTGTCCCGGACAATGCGAAGGAGAGGAATAGAAGATGTGAGGAAATTCTCTCCATACAGGCTATGGGCCTAAAAAAGAGGCTTGCCCATACAGGCTGCAAGCATGCAGTGATCGGAATTTCCGGAGGCTTAGATTCCACCCTTGCCCTTCTTGTGGCAGTCCGGGCCTTTGATATGCTTGAAATCCCCAGAAATCAGATCCATGCGGTGACCATGCCCTGTTTCGGAACAACGGACCGGACCTATCAGAATGCCTGCACCCTGACCAAAACCCTAGGAGCTGAGCTTATAGAGGTGAATATCAGGGAGGCCGTAAGCCTTCATTTCCGGGATATTGGACATAGGGAGGATATTCACGATGTAACCTATGAAAACTCCCAGGCCAGGGAGAGGACCCAGGTGTTAATGGATATGGCAAACAAGCTGAACGGAATGGTCATAGGAACGGGTGATATGTCTGAATTAGCCCTGGGCTGGGCGACCTATAACGGCGACCATATGTCCATGTACGGAGTCAACGCATCGGTGCCAAAGACCCTGGTGCGCCATCTGGTCCACTACTATGCGGATACCTGCGGGGAAGCTGCTTTAAGCGGTGTGCTTCTTGATGTTTTGGACACGCCTGTAAGCCCGGAACTTCTTCCGCCTCAGGATGGAGAGATTGCCCAGAAGACAGAGGACCTGGTAGGTCCCTATGAGCTTCACGATTTCTTCCTGTATCAGATCTTAAGGTTCGGCTGCCGGCCGGAGAAGGTCTACCGCATGGCGGTCTACGCTTTTACAGGAAATTATGAGAAGGAAGTCATATTAAAATGGTTAAAGGTATTTTACCGTAGATTTTTCAGCCAGCAGTTTAAGCGTTCCTGCATGCCTGACGGACCTAAGGTGGGTTCTGTTGCAGTATCCCCAAGGGGAGATTTACGCATGCCAAGTGATGCCGTAAGCCGCCTGTGGCTGGAAGAACTGGAAAATTTATAA
- the mutY gene encoding A/G-specific adenine glycosylase, which translates to MKNHTLYDQLQVLEPQEKELDARERIKAMERPLLSWYREHARALPWRDKPEPYRVWISEIMLQQTRVEAVKPYFQRFMEALPGINDLAAVPEDRLLKLWEGLGYYSRAKNLKKTAELLVEQYGGELPASYEELKKLPGIGSYTAGAIASIAFGIPVPAVDGNVLRVVSRVTGSREDILKQAVKRRMEEELKAVMPEQAASSYNQGLIEIGAIVCVPNGSPLCSQCPLASICIARIKDLTGEIPVKTPKKARKAEDKTVMLLWQDGRVAIRKRDDTGLLASLYEFPNVEGHLEEEALLARLGVEEAKITPLPAAKHVFSHVEWHMIGFRIELGERPNGDFLWVTAEDLEKTYSLPGAFKTYTKLIR; encoded by the coding sequence ATGAAGAACCATACGCTTTATGATCAATTACAGGTTTTAGAACCCCAGGAAAAAGAACTGGACGCCAGAGAGCGTATAAAGGCCATGGAACGCCCGCTTCTATCCTGGTACAGGGAGCATGCCAGGGCCCTTCCATGGAGGGACAAGCCGGAACCATACCGGGTATGGATATCGGAAATCATGCTCCAGCAGACCAGAGTGGAGGCTGTAAAACCTTATTTCCAGCGTTTTATGGAGGCCTTACCGGGAATCAATGATCTGGCGGCAGTGCCCGAAGACCGGTTACTGAAACTCTGGGAAGGGCTTGGCTATTACAGCAGGGCAAAAAATCTAAAGAAAACAGCAGAGCTTCTTGTAGAGCAGTATGGCGGAGAGCTTCCGGCATCCTACGAGGAGCTTAAAAAGCTTCCGGGGATCGGGTCTTACACCGCAGGTGCGATTGCATCCATCGCTTTTGGCATTCCGGTCCCGGCGGTTGACGGCAATGTTTTGCGGGTGGTTTCCAGAGTAACAGGCAGCAGGGAAGATATATTAAAGCAGGCAGTCAAAAGACGTATGGAAGAGGAATTAAAAGCAGTAATGCCAGAACAGGCTGCCAGCTCTTATAATCAGGGCCTCATTGAAATCGGAGCGATTGTCTGTGTGCCAAACGGTTCGCCCCTGTGCAGCCAATGTCCCCTGGCCTCCATCTGCATTGCCAGGATCAAGGACCTTACCGGTGAGATTCCGGTGAAAACGCCTAAAAAGGCCCGCAAGGCGGAGGATAAGACGGTAATGCTCCTGTGGCAGGATGGACGGGTTGCCATCCGCAAGCGGGATGATACAGGGCTTTTGGCTTCTCTTTATGAGTTCCCCAATGTGGAGGGACATTTAGAAGAGGAAGCGCTGCTTGCCAGGCTGGGAGTAGAGGAGGCCAAAATAACGCCTCTTCCTGCTGCAAAGCATGTATTCAGCCATGTGGAATGGCATATGATAGGATTTCGGATTGAACTTGGAGAACGGCCCAATGGAGATTTTTTATGGGTTACTGCGGAAGATTTAGAAAAAACTTATTCCCTGCCAGGTGCATTTAAGACGTATACAAAATTGATCAGGTGA
- a CDS encoding biotin--[acetyl-CoA-carboxylase] ligase translates to MKTEILKLLKESDGYLSGQELCGRFGVSRTAIWKAIRQLEEEGYQIEAVRNKGYHFIGSCDIMTKTEIKSCIKGKFGRDVEYHEVIDSTNIRARRLAEEGASSGTLVVSDCQSAGRGRRGRAWVSPSGKNIFMSLILRPDILPASASMITLVAALAVYDGIKNVTGLDTGIKWPNDIVANGKKLCGILTEMSAELEGIHYVVVGIGINVNMEEFAEEVSQMATSLLLETGEKVRRSRLVAAIMEAFEQYYEEFISQGDLSGLISVYNKHMVNTGKEVRILDRSGDYTGVALGINEKGELLVEVQPGEVKHVISGEVSVRGIYGYV, encoded by the coding sequence ATGAAAACTGAGATTCTTAAGCTGCTTAAGGAGAGTGACGGCTACTTATCCGGGCAGGAGCTGTGCGGCCGCTTTGGGGTTTCCAGGACGGCCATTTGGAAAGCCATCCGCCAGCTTGAAGAAGAGGGATATCAAATTGAGGCGGTTCGAAATAAAGGGTATCATTTCATCGGTTCTTGTGATATAATGACGAAAACGGAGATTAAAAGCTGTATCAAAGGGAAATTTGGCCGGGACGTGGAATACCACGAGGTCATTGATTCCACTAACATAAGGGCCAGGCGTCTGGCAGAAGAAGGAGCTTCCAGTGGAACCCTTGTTGTGTCTGACTGCCAGAGCGCTGGGCGGGGCAGAAGAGGCCGCGCCTGGGTGTCCCCATCCGGGAAGAACATATTTATGAGCTTGATCCTAAGGCCGGATATTCTTCCAGCTTCCGCTTCCATGATTACACTGGTAGCCGCCCTGGCGGTCTATGACGGGATAAAAAACGTTACAGGCCTTGATACCGGCATTAAGTGGCCGAATGATATTGTGGCAAATGGGAAAAAACTATGCGGTATTTTGACAGAAATGAGCGCCGAACTGGAAGGAATCCATTATGTCGTAGTGGGGATCGGTATCAACGTCAATATGGAAGAATTTGCGGAAGAGGTAAGTCAGATGGCCACCTCCCTGCTTCTGGAAACAGGAGAAAAGGTGAGAAGAAGCCGGTTGGTTGCCGCTATTATGGAGGCATTTGAACAATATTATGAAGAATTTATCAGCCAGGGTGATTTATCCGGGCTGATAAGTGTCTATAATAAGCATATGGTCAATACGGGAAAGGAAGTAAGAATTCTGGACAGATCAGGTGATTATACTGGCGTGGCCCTGGGAATTAATGAAAAGGGAGAGCTTCTTGTGGAAGTACAGCCGGGAGAGGTAAAACATGTGATCTCCGGAGAGGTATCTGTCCGGGGAATCTATGGATATGTGTAA